In Bacteroidota bacterium, the sequence GTTTTTACTTAATGTTGCCCGCTTCTTCCCTGGAAAAGCTTTTATCTGTATTCCTGCTTACCTCCATTTTTTATGTGATTGCAAACGTGGTTTTATACAGCTTCTTTGCCTATATCACTTCTATTATTGCCTGGTCGGCTTTTGGAATCCCGGTCTTTCATTTTAATCCTTTCAGTTATGAACATATTCAGGAAATAGGAACTTATTTCGTTTGTCAGTCTGTCTTTTTACTGGGAGCAGTGATGTTCAGGCGTCATGCTTTGCTTAAAACAGCATTGAGTATTCTTTTACTTATTTTGTTTATAGGCTTTTTCTCTGCCCTGGTGTTTAAAATGGCCTTTTATTCGGAGCTTCATCATGGAATATCCAATTTTTTCATATTCAATAATTCCATGCACATGGGAACTTATAATTTTAAAGGAAAGTTCCTGGAATTCATTTTCCGCTTTATCATGGCCCCATTCTTTTGGGTGGTTTCATATTTCCAATTAAAAGAAAAAGAAGGATAGGTTATGGAATTTAGGGATAAACAATCAATATACCTGCAGATTGCCGATCATTTCATCGACAATATACTCCTGAAAATCTGGAAACCGGAGGACAGGATACCTTCTGTGCGTGAAGTGGCAGTGATGGTAGAGGTAAATCCTAATACGGTTATGCGTACATTTACTTACCTGCAGGAGAAGGGCGTAATTTACAATAAACGCGGGATTGGTTATTTCGTTTCGCCTGGGGCATTTAATATTGCCCATGAAATAAAAAAAGAAGCCTTTATTGAAAATGAGCTTCCTTTAGTTTTTAAAACAATGGATATGCTCCATTTTACGTTGGACGACCTGAAAAATTTATATCAACAGTCAAAAAAAGTAAGTGAAAAGGAATAGATTCTGAAGGTTTGATAGCCGGAATTTATGAGCTATTCATTAAAAAATAGATTCAAATAAATTATTGATTATTATGAAAACAAGTATAAAATTACTGCTGGCAGCACTGGGTGTCGTATTGGTTTCTATAACCATTTCCATAATCGTGTTAAGGGCAAATTGGAAACCAAGCCAGATTAAGAAGGAAAAGGTTGAGAAGCTTGCATTAAGGGATTTTGACAAAATTATTGTTGACGGAGATGTAGATATTCAGGTTTACCAAAAGAATAATTTTGAAACCTTTGTGGAAGGTGATTCAAAAATGAAAGGAATCTCGGCTGTGATCGACAGCAACCATGCCCTGCATCTCTATTCAAAAGTTAAGAACAATAACCTCTCAGTGAAAATTGGTTTGCCCAAACTAATCAGGCTTGAAACCCATGGCAATGTCAACGTTCAATTAAATAATTTCAAAACAGATTCACTGGCTTTATGTTTGTACGATCATTCCGATTTGGATGCAACCAATAATCGGATCTCGTCGTTAAATGTACAGGCAAGTGGAGAGTCTAATTTGAATGTATTATTTTATAAAGGGAAAAGGATAGAGTTGAGGTTGCAAAATCAGGCCTTAGCTAATATTCAAAATTTAAATGGGATACTCAGTGGAGAATTAAATGATTCTACCCACTGCGTGGTTGAAAACAGTAAAATCGACAAATTAAATCTAACTGTCGGACCTGCAGCTAATTTGAATATTGTAGGATCGAGGTAGTAAAGTTTTTGGAACAATGATGAGATATTATTGTTATATTCGATCAAAGATTAGATAGTGCTTTTTTTTAATTTTAAATTAAGCTATGATGAAAAGATATCTGATTGTTCTTTTGCTTATGTGTGGCATTTCAATACAGGCACAGGATATAATCCAATGCAGAAAGATAGTGCAGGAAGCAATTAATGCCATTGACGTAAAATCCAGTAAAAATCTTGAACCCTTCCTGGATGATGATTTTTCCATTTTTGAACAAACCGGAGATAAGGCAAAGATGGTTTTGCAGCAATTTATGGTAAAAATTAATGATGTGGTTGCCGAGTATCATGAAATTCAAACCGAACCTTCTTCCGGATATTTAACTCTAAAGTATATATTTACTTATAAAAATCGGGGTAGTAAGGAATCTACTTTTGTGTTTTC encodes:
- a CDS encoding DUF2807 domain-containing protein is translated as MKTSIKLLLAALGVVLVSITISIIVLRANWKPSQIKKEKVEKLALRDFDKIIVDGDVDIQVYQKNNFETFVEGDSKMKGISAVIDSNHALHLYSKVKNNNLSVKIGLPKLIRLETHGNVNVQLNNFKTDSLALCLYDHSDLDATNNRISSLNVQASGESNLNVLFYKGKRIELRLQNQALANIQNLNGILSGELNDSTHCVVENSKIDKLNLTVGPAANLNIVGSR
- a CDS encoding GntR family transcriptional regulator, producing MEFRDKQSIYLQIADHFIDNILLKIWKPEDRIPSVREVAVMVEVNPNTVMRTFTYLQEKGVIYNKRGIGYFVSPGAFNIAHEIKKEAFIENELPLVFKTMDMLHFTLDDLKNLYQQSKKVSEKE